A window of Microcystis aeruginosa FD4 contains these coding sequences:
- a CDS encoding single-stranded DNA-binding protein has protein sequence MSLNLVHLVGRAGRDPETKYFESGKVLCTFTLAVNRRSKNSDQPDWFDLEIWGKTAEVAANYVKKGGLIGIKGSLKMDTWNDKNTGLARSKPVILVDQLDLLGSKRDSEANSEREF, from the coding sequence ATGAGTTTAAATCTGGTTCATTTGGTGGGACGAGCGGGGAGAGACCCGGAAACCAAGTATTTCGAGTCGGGTAAGGTTTTATGTACTTTCACTTTAGCGGTTAATCGTCGCTCTAAAAATAGCGATCAGCCGGATTGGTTCGATCTGGAAATTTGGGGCAAAACGGCGGAAGTGGCCGCTAATTATGTGAAAAAAGGCGGTTTAATCGGGATTAAAGGTTCTTTGAAAATGGATACCTGGAATGATAAAAACACGGGATTAGCTCGTTCTAAACCAGTGATTCTCGTCGATCAATTAGATTTACTCGGTTCTAAGCGCGATAGTGAGGCTAATTCCGAGCGAGAATTTTAA
- a CDS encoding aminotransferase class IV — translation MYWYNGELIENERISLDINDIGLLYGATIFTTLRIYQQSLDHPLTHWQEHLQRLHSSLQVFHWPAPDWQRIRQGAEKLSLLYPVLRITIFPDGREWIKGRFLPEDLNLRQEQGIIGWVIDNPAWQRVLGEHKTGNYLTPWLASQTAQKKGAKEAILVDRVGHWLETSTGNLWGWKDNCWYSPLLTADILPGIGRSALIGWLKKQNISLEENLWTPEFVRTLQAIAYSNSLVEIIPFNSILGCDLEINTAIYRQVLPDLQQYFSSQLENK, via the coding sequence ATGTATTGGTATAATGGCGAATTAATCGAGAATGAGCGCATAAGTCTGGATATTAATGATATTGGGCTGCTTTATGGAGCGACAATATTTACTACCCTGCGTATCTATCAACAAAGCTTAGATCATCCCCTAACCCATTGGCAAGAGCATCTCCAACGTCTGCACTCTAGTTTACAAGTTTTCCACTGGCCCGCTCCCGATTGGCAGCGAATTCGCCAAGGAGCCGAAAAATTATCCCTATTGTATCCTGTCCTGAGAATCACAATTTTTCCCGATGGCAGGGAGTGGATTAAAGGCAGATTTTTACCCGAAGATTTAAACCTTAGACAAGAGCAGGGAATTATTGGCTGGGTAATAGATAATCCCGCTTGGCAACGGGTTTTAGGAGAACATAAAACTGGTAATTATTTAACCCCTTGGTTAGCGTCACAAACTGCTCAAAAAAAAGGGGCAAAAGAGGCGATATTAGTCGATCGAGTCGGTCATTGGTTAGAAACTAGCACGGGCAATTTATGGGGATGGAAAGATAATTGCTGGTACAGTCCCCTGCTGACTGCTGATATTTTACCCGGGATTGGGCGCTCGGCTTTGATCGGCTGGTTAAAAAAACAAAATATTTCCCTAGAAGAAAATCTCTGGACTCCTGAATTTGTCAGGACTTTACAAGCGATCGCCTATAGTAATTCCTTGGTCGAAATTATCCCTTTTAATTCTATTCTTGGCTGTGATCTAGAGATAAATACAGCCATTTATCGGCAAGTTTTACCAGATTTACAGCAATATTTTTCCAGTCAATTAGAGAATAAATAA
- a CDS encoding ArnT family glycosyltransferase, with the protein MNRQKFTWGYSSYKLRQRENFKEFLCLLGLLIAALIIYLVGLGNLPLRDWDEATIAQVAKEISQTPLEQLRWLFPSLWGDPYLNKPPLIHSLIGLTYHFWGINEANTRLIPAFFTALSVPLLYLLGREIFPARLPALLSALIYLTLLPVVRHGRLAMLDGAVLCFEILMFVSLLRSRRDLRWSLGAGLGFALLCLTKGIMGLLLAGIGFIFLLWDTPRLLTSAYFWSGWLLGATPAFAWYAAQFWHYEREFLDSLFVQQLKRVSDDLDNHRGPFWYYLLEILKYSWPWLIFSVWGLRLARQEYLYSWAKLLLVWTGVYLSVVSVMATKLPWYILPIYPALALAAGYALAQVGNLPIDRPYNPIWSIILGIIGVGAGLLALMAYFPGNFAAIEPLHPLILLTLLSLSLTMVTTAILLARRSQQFSVVLLWGMLVSLFIFVNSPLWIWELNENFPVKPVASLVEKYVPADHPVYIAFAYERPSLNFYSGRRVFPLAAEELINHWQSHKQPYLIIDRQTKEATDLEGLKAIGSTDSGWFLVTKQ; encoded by the coding sequence ATGAACCGTCAAAAATTTACTTGGGGATATTCTAGCTATAAATTGCGTCAGAGAGAAAATTTTAAAGAATTTCTGTGTTTACTGGGATTATTAATAGCGGCCTTAATTATCTATCTAGTGGGATTAGGTAATTTACCCTTGCGGGATTGGGATGAAGCGACCATTGCTCAGGTGGCCAAGGAAATTAGCCAAACCCCACTGGAACAATTGCGCTGGTTATTTCCTAGTCTTTGGGGTGATCCCTACCTGAATAAACCGCCATTGATTCATAGTTTAATTGGTCTAACCTACCATTTCTGGGGCATCAATGAGGCCAATACTAGATTAATTCCCGCTTTTTTTACAGCTTTATCGGTGCCGCTTCTCTATCTTCTCGGTCGAGAAATTTTTCCCGCTCGTTTGCCAGCTTTACTGTCGGCCTTGATCTATTTAACTCTTTTGCCGGTGGTGCGTCATGGCCGTTTAGCCATGTTGGATGGAGCGGTATTGTGTTTTGAAATCCTGATGTTTGTTAGTTTACTGCGCTCACGGCGCGATTTACGCTGGTCTCTGGGGGCGGGGTTAGGATTTGCCCTCCTTTGTCTGACGAAGGGGATTATGGGGCTATTATTGGCGGGTATCGGCTTTATTTTTCTGCTCTGGGATACCCCCCGGTTATTAACTTCTGCCTATTTTTGGTCGGGTTGGTTATTGGGAGCAACCCCCGCTTTTGCTTGGTATGCCGCCCAATTTTGGCACTACGAGCGGGAGTTTCTCGATTCCCTTTTTGTTCAACAGTTAAAGCGAGTTAGTGACGATCTGGACAATCATCGCGGACCGTTTTGGTATTATCTGCTGGAAATTCTTAAATATAGTTGGCCCTGGTTAATTTTCTCGGTTTGGGGTTTACGTTTAGCCCGTCAGGAATATCTCTACAGTTGGGCGAAGTTACTGTTAGTTTGGACGGGTGTTTATCTGTCCGTAGTTTCGGTAATGGCGACTAAGTTGCCTTGGTATATTCTGCCGATCTATCCGGCCTTGGCTTTAGCGGCCGGTTATGCCTTAGCGCAGGTGGGTAATCTTCCTATCGATCGCCCCTATAATCCAATCTGGTCAATTATTTTGGGTATTATCGGCGTTGGGGCGGGTTTATTAGCTTTAATGGCCTATTTTCCTGGTAATTTTGCCGCTATTGAACCTCTCCATCCCTTAATTCTTTTAACCTTATTGTCACTGTCCCTGACCATGGTGACAACGGCAATTTTGTTAGCTCGGCGCTCGCAACAATTCAGCGTGGTTTTACTCTGGGGAATGTTGGTTTCTTTGTTTATTTTTGTCAATTCTCCCCTGTGGATCTGGGAATTAAATGAGAATTTCCCCGTCAAACCAGTGGCGAGTTTAGTGGAGAAATATGTGCCGGCCGATCACCCCGTTTATATTGCTTTTGCCTACGAGCGCCCCTCGTTAAATTTTTATAGTGGTCGTCGAGTTTTTCCCCTTGCTGCTGAAGAATTAATCAATCACTGGCAAAGTCACAAGCAACCTTACCTAATTATCGATCGTCAAACTAAAGAAGCTACTGATTTAGAAGGATTAAAGGCGATCGGATCTACGGATTCCGGTTGGTTTTTGGTGACGAAGCAGTAG
- the gcvP gene encoding aminomethyl-transferring glycine dehydrogenase — protein MKRSTFVIVETEINMLNRSITAEKTEEFAPADLQDLLDCTDSFVNRHIGPTETEIEKMLAVLGVATVEELIAKTVPSGIRLQTSLNLAPALSEYAALAQLKAIASKNQVFRSFIGMGYHDCITPPVILRNILENPGWYTAYTPYQAEIAQGRLEALLNFQTLITSLTGLEIANASLLDEGTAAAEAMSMSYGLCKTKANAFFISSSCHPQTIEVVKTRAIPLGIDIIIDDHRLFDFQTPIFGALLQYPATDGVIYDYREFISKAQENGALVTVAADILSLALLTPPGELGADIAVGSSQRFGVPLGYGGPHAAYFATKDVYKRSIPGRIVGVSKDSQGKPALRLALQTREQHIRRDKATSNICTAQVLLAVIASMYAVYHGPEGIKKIAQRVQKLTALLANGLKQLGYEVGKEPHFDTLKVTLCTGVKYLLAKAKTQKINLRYFDDNNLGISLDETTTLRDVWDLWQIFAATEELPFTTAELVEKISLELPANLTRTSAYLTEPVFNRYHSETELLRYLHRLETKDLALNTSMIPLGSCTMKLNAVAEMIPVTWAEFGKLHPFAPIDQAEGYQLLFQELETWLGEITGFDGISLQPNAGSQGEYAGLQVIRAYHESRGQGHRQICLIPESAHGTNPASAVMCGMKVVAVNCDSQGNIDINDLKTKVRKHQDNLAALMVTYPSTHGVFEQGISEICALIHQYGGQVYMDGANMNAQVGLCRPADFGADVCHLNLHKTFCIPHGGGGPGMGPIGVKSHLVPFLPDVSLVSAKLSPETANGKHQDSIGAISAAPWGSASILVISWMYIAMMGAAGLKKATEVAILNANYLAFRLESAYPVLFKGSAGTVAHECVIDLRPLKKQAGIEVEDVAKRLMDFGFHAPTVSWPVAGTMMVEPTESESLGELDRFCEALLTIYQEVQAIANGSMDPHDNPLKNAPHTAAVLTADDWSRPYSRQQAAYPLSWLKDYKFWPVVGRVDNAYGDRNLVCSCEGMDAYK, from the coding sequence ATGAAACGCAGCACTTTTGTAATTGTTGAAACCGAGATTAATATGCTAAATAGGTCAATTACGGCCGAGAAAACCGAGGAATTCGCTCCTGCTGACCTGCAAGACCTGCTAGACTGTACCGATAGCTTTGTTAACCGTCATATTGGACCGACGGAGACGGAAATCGAGAAAATGCTGGCGGTTTTGGGTGTTGCTACCGTTGAGGAGTTAATCGCTAAAACTGTCCCGTCAGGAATTCGTTTACAAACAAGCCTTAATCTAGCACCTGCCTTGAGTGAATACGCTGCTCTTGCCCAATTAAAAGCTATTGCCTCCAAAAATCAGGTATTTCGCTCCTTTATTGGCATGGGCTACCATGACTGTATCACCCCGCCGGTAATTCTTCGCAACATCTTAGAAAATCCGGGTTGGTACACCGCCTATACTCCCTATCAAGCGGAAATCGCCCAAGGACGCTTAGAAGCTCTCTTAAACTTCCAAACTCTCATCACTAGCTTAACCGGTCTGGAAATTGCTAACGCTTCCCTCCTCGATGAAGGAACAGCAGCCGCAGAAGCGATGAGTATGAGTTACGGACTGTGTAAAACTAAAGCCAATGCTTTCTTTATCTCTAGTAGTTGCCATCCCCAAACGATTGAAGTTGTTAAAACCAGAGCGATTCCTTTAGGCATTGACATTATTATCGATGATCATCGTCTCTTTGACTTCCAAACGCCGATTTTTGGCGCATTATTACAATATCCAGCCACCGATGGCGTAATTTATGACTATCGGGAATTTATCAGCAAAGCGCAGGAAAATGGGGCTTTAGTCACCGTTGCCGCCGATATTCTCAGTTTAGCCCTGTTGACTCCCCCCGGCGAATTGGGGGCTGATATTGCCGTGGGTAGCAGTCAACGCTTTGGGGTTCCCTTGGGTTATGGGGGTCCCCATGCCGCCTATTTTGCCACCAAAGATGTCTATAAACGCAGCATTCCGGGGCGCATTGTCGGGGTATCGAAGGATAGTCAGGGTAAACCTGCACTGCGTTTAGCTTTGCAAACCCGCGAACAACATATCCGCCGGGATAAAGCCACCAGTAATATTTGTACCGCACAGGTGTTACTAGCGGTGATTGCTTCCATGTACGCGGTGTATCATGGACCGGAAGGAATCAAGAAAATCGCCCAAAGAGTGCAGAAATTAACCGCTTTGTTGGCAAATGGCTTAAAACAGTTGGGTTATGAGGTGGGGAAAGAACCGCACTTCGATACGCTCAAAGTGACGCTATGCACGGGAGTTAAGTATCTCCTCGCGAAGGCAAAAACCCAGAAGATTAATCTGCGTTATTTTGATGACAATAATCTAGGAATTAGTCTCGATGAAACCACCACTCTCAGGGATGTGTGGGATTTATGGCAAATTTTCGCCGCAACCGAGGAATTACCCTTTACCACGGCGGAATTAGTCGAGAAAATTAGTCTAGAATTACCCGCTAATTTAACCCGTACCAGTGCCTATCTTACCGAGCCGGTGTTCAATCGTTACCACTCGGAAACGGAATTACTCAGATATCTGCACCGTCTGGAAACAAAGGATCTAGCCTTAAATACTTCCATGATTCCCCTCGGTTCCTGTACGATGAAACTGAATGCCGTAGCGGAGATGATTCCAGTAACTTGGGCAGAATTCGGCAAATTACACCCTTTTGCTCCGATTGACCAAGCAGAAGGCTATCAACTGCTCTTTCAAGAGTTAGAAACTTGGTTAGGGGAAATTACCGGGTTTGATGGCATTTCCCTACAACCAAACGCCGGTTCTCAGGGAGAGTATGCCGGTTTACAGGTAATCCGAGCCTACCATGAAAGTCGCGGTCAAGGTCATCGTCAGATTTGCTTAATTCCTGAGTCCGCTCACGGGACTAATCCTGCCAGCGCCGTTATGTGTGGTATGAAAGTAGTGGCGGTTAATTGCGATTCTCAGGGCAATATTGATATTAATGACCTGAAAACTAAGGTCCGGAAGCATCAGGATAATCTAGCGGCTTTGATGGTGACGTATCCTTCCACTCACGGCGTTTTTGAACAGGGAATTAGCGAAATTTGTGCCTTGATTCATCAATACGGTGGTCAAGTCTATATGGATGGCGCGAATATGAATGCTCAGGTGGGTTTATGTCGTCCAGCGGATTTTGGTGCTGATGTCTGTCACTTGAATCTCCATAAAACTTTCTGTATTCCCCACGGTGGTGGCGGACCGGGTATGGGACCAATCGGAGTAAAATCCCATTTAGTGCCTTTTCTGCCCGATGTTTCCCTGGTTTCGGCGAAATTATCCCCAGAAACCGCTAACGGTAAGCATCAGGACTCGATTGGGGCAATTTCGGCCGCACCTTGGGGTAGTGCCAGCATTTTGGTGATTTCTTGGATGTATATCGCTATGATGGGGGCAGCAGGCTTGAAAAAAGCGACGGAAGTGGCGATTTTGAACGCTAATTATCTGGCTTTTCGTCTAGAGTCGGCCTATCCAGTGTTATTTAAGGGTAGCGCAGGAACAGTCGCCCACGAGTGTGTGATTGATTTACGTCCCCTGAAAAAACAGGCCGGCATCGAGGTGGAAGATGTGGCAAAACGCTTGATGGATTTCGGTTTCCACGCGCCGACGGTTTCTTGGCCCGTGGCGGGTACAATGATGGTGGAACCCACGGAAAGCGAATCTTTGGGGGAATTAGACCGTTTTTGTGAAGCTTTGTTAACTATCTATCAAGAGGTACAAGCGATCGCTAATGGTAGCATGGATCCCCACGATAATCCCTTGAAAAATGCCCCCCACACAGCCGCAGTTTTAACTGCCGATGATTGGAGTCGTCCCTATTCCCGTCAACAGGCAGCTTACCCGCTTTCTTGGCTAAAAGATTATAAATTCTGGCCAGTAGTGGGACGGGTTGATAATGCTTACGGGGACAGAAATCTGGTTTGTTCCTGTGAGGGTATGGACGCTTATAAGTAG
- the lpxB gene encoding lipid-A-disaccharide synthase has translation MRIFISTGEVSGDLQAAMLIESLFQLAKTQAIELEIFALGGDRMELAGAKMLGKTTRLAAMGLIESIPFIWPTLQLQKRAKEFFRDHPPDLIILIDYVGANVAIGQSAKKIIPQVPIIYYIAPQVWIWSEENIPSAKLRATAEKLFNTEKLIAVTDKLLAIFPAEARFFETKGLPVTWVGHPLVDRMANAPNRQEMRQKWAIKPEETVVALLPASRQQEFKYLVPTVCAAAQKLQEKIPDIKFLIPVPLALYEPKMRELVEKYGLNAVIMERDQTLEAIAAADLAVAKSGTVNLEIALLNVPQVVVYRLSAVTAWIARNIMKFSVPFVSPVNLVLMREIVPELLQEEANPERIMQECLDLLLNQQRRQKMLDEYAETTAGLGTVGSCDRVAQEVFKIGLC, from the coding sequence ATGCGTATATTTATTAGCACAGGTGAGGTATCGGGTGATTTACAGGCAGCGATGCTGATTGAATCCCTTTTTCAACTAGCTAAAACCCAGGCAATTGAGTTAGAAATTTTTGCCCTAGGCGGCGATCGCATGGAGTTAGCCGGAGCAAAAATGTTGGGTAAAACCACTCGACTGGCTGCCATGGGATTAATTGAATCTATCCCCTTTATTTGGCCAACTTTACAACTACAAAAACGAGCAAAAGAGTTTTTTAGAGATCATCCCCCTGATCTGATTATTTTAATTGATTATGTGGGGGCAAATGTAGCGATCGGTCAGTCGGCTAAAAAAATTATTCCCCAGGTGCCAATTATTTATTATATTGCCCCACAGGTGTGGATTTGGTCAGAAGAAAATATCCCCTCAGCTAAACTCAGGGCCACAGCAGAAAAGTTATTTAATACGGAAAAATTAATCGCAGTCACCGATAAATTATTGGCAATTTTTCCTGCCGAAGCTCGTTTTTTTGAAACAAAAGGTTTACCGGTAACTTGGGTGGGACATCCTTTAGTTGATCGTATGGCAAATGCTCCCAATCGCCAAGAAATGCGGCAAAAATGGGCAATAAAACCCGAAGAAACGGTGGTCGCTTTGTTACCCGCTTCCCGTCAACAGGAGTTTAAATATCTCGTGCCGACGGTGTGCGCTGCTGCCCAAAAATTACAGGAAAAAATTCCCGATATTAAGTTTTTAATTCCCGTTCCCTTAGCTTTATACGAACCCAAAATGCGAGAATTAGTAGAGAAATATGGATTAAATGCGGTGATTATGGAACGAGATCAGACTTTAGAAGCGATTGCTGCGGCCGATCTGGCTGTGGCTAAGTCTGGTACAGTTAATCTCGAAATTGCTTTGTTAAATGTGCCGCAGGTGGTGGTTTACCGTTTAAGTGCAGTTACTGCTTGGATTGCCCGCAATATTATGAAGTTTTCTGTACCATTTGTCTCACCGGTAAATTTAGTTTTAATGCGAGAAATTGTTCCCGAATTATTACAAGAGGAAGCTAACCCAGAGAGAATTATGCAGGAATGTCTAGATTTATTATTAAATCAGCAACGTCGGCAAAAAATGTTAGATGAATACGCAGAAACCACAGCCGGTTTAGGAACAGTAGGTAGTTGCGATCGAGTGGCGCAAGAAGTGTTTAAAATAGGCCTTTGTTAG
- the lpxA gene encoding acyl-ACP--UDP-N-acetylglucosamine O-acyltransferase — protein sequence MIHTVTKLSAGDFPLNTLIHPTAVIHPSAKLAAKVKVGPYAVIGAHVEIETDTIIDAHVVIEGPTKIGKGNHIFSGAVIGNEPQDLKYKGGESRVEIGDYNQIREFVTINRATDTGEVTQIGNNNLLMAYVHVAHNCILQDNIIIANSVALAGHVQIESKAVIGGVLGVHQFVHIGKMAMLGGMSRIDRDVPPFTLVEGNPCRVRTLNLVGLQRAGFTDEDLALLKKAFRIIYRSNINLQQALEQVSLLTDNPHVQHLCQFLQSSTTGEKRRGLIPGK from the coding sequence ATGATTCATACAGTGACGAAGTTGAGCGCGGGAGACTTCCCTTTGAATACGTTAATTCACCCCACTGCGGTTATCCATCCGTCGGCAAAACTTGCTGCCAAGGTTAAAGTCGGCCCCTATGCTGTGATCGGGGCCCATGTGGAAATTGAAACTGATACAATTATTGATGCCCATGTGGTCATTGAAGGTCCGACCAAAATTGGCAAGGGTAATCATATTTTTTCCGGGGCTGTTATTGGTAATGAACCACAGGATTTAAAATATAAAGGTGGCGAAAGTAGGGTAGAAATTGGTGATTATAACCAAATTCGCGAGTTTGTCACAATTAATCGCGCCACAGATACGGGAGAAGTTACCCAAATTGGCAATAATAATTTATTAATGGCCTATGTTCACGTTGCCCATAATTGTATTTTGCAAGATAACATTATTATCGCTAATAGTGTCGCCTTGGCCGGTCATGTCCAGATCGAATCAAAAGCAGTTATCGGGGGGGTTTTAGGAGTACATCAATTTGTTCATATTGGCAAAATGGCCATGTTAGGAGGAATGAGTCGTATTGATCGCGATGTTCCCCCTTTTACTTTAGTGGAAGGCAATCCCTGTCGCGTGCGAACTCTTAATTTAGTCGGTTTACAAAGGGCCGGTTTTACCGATGAAGATCTAGCTTTACTGAAAAAAGCTTTTCGGATTATCTATCGTTCTAATATAAATCTTCAGCAGGCTTTAGAACAAGTTTCTCTCTTAACCGATAACCCCCATGTTCAACATCTCTGTCAATTTTTACAATCCTCTACCACGGGAGAAAAACGTCGCGGTTTAATTCCGGGGAAATAA
- a CDS encoding four-carbon acid sugar kinase family protein — protein MSNNRPKIIVLDDDPTGSQTVHSCLLLMRWDEDTLRLGLADNAPIFFVLTNTRALTPEKAESVTREVCHNLKTALTKEGIEDFLVVSRSDSTLRGHYPIETDVIAEELGGFDAHFLIPAFFEGGRITRDSIHYLIIDGVPTPVHETEFARDSVFAYHYSYLPDYVEEKTKGKIKADDVERFLLADIRQGSLERLQKLKNNQCGVVDGETQADLDRFAEDILTAAGQGKKFLFRSAASILTSLANLGTQPIAPESMGKYKPTGAAGAIIVGSHVKKTSQQLHQLLQQPNTVGVEIDVTALRDRPDQRDQLLSQVLEKVKLIHKNKQTPVIYTSRQELTFASVQKRLDFGVAVSTLLMDIVKGLPSDISFLISKGGITSNDVLSTGLSLRSARLLGQILPGVSMVRTAAEHPLFPNLPVVLFPGNVGDVQALATVYQRLCQ, from the coding sequence ATGAGCAATAATAGACCTAAAATTATAGTCTTAGATGATGACCCGACAGGTTCCCAAACAGTCCATAGTTGTCTGTTATTGATGCGGTGGGATGAAGATACTCTCCGCTTGGGATTGGCAGATAATGCGCCAATTTTCTTTGTTTTGACGAATACTCGCGCTTTAACCCCCGAAAAAGCCGAGTCTGTCACCAGAGAAGTCTGTCATAACCTGAAAACTGCCCTAACTAAAGAGGGAATCGAGGATTTTTTGGTGGTTAGTCGTTCCGATTCTACCCTGCGCGGGCATTATCCGATCGAAACTGATGTTATTGCCGAAGAATTGGGCGGTTTTGATGCACATTTCCTGATTCCAGCCTTTTTTGAGGGGGGTAGAATCACTCGCGATAGTATTCACTATTTAATCATCGATGGCGTTCCCACTCCCGTCCACGAGACGGAATTCGCTCGCGATTCGGTTTTTGCCTACCACTACAGTTATCTGCCGGATTATGTGGAGGAGAAAACGAAAGGGAAAATTAAAGCAGATGATGTAGAGAGATTTTTATTGGCAGATATCCGTCAAGGTAGTTTAGAACGACTGCAAAAGCTCAAAAATAATCAATGTGGGGTGGTAGACGGGGAAACTCAAGCGGATCTCGATCGCTTTGCTGAAGATATTTTAACCGCCGCAGGGCAAGGAAAAAAATTTTTATTCCGTAGTGCCGCCAGTATTTTAACTTCTTTGGCTAATTTGGGAACTCAACCGATCGCTCCCGAATCTATGGGTAAGTATAAGCCCACGGGGGCAGCCGGGGCAATTATCGTCGGTTCCCACGTCAAAAAAACTAGCCAACAATTACATCAACTGCTTCAACAACCCAATACCGTCGGAGTCGAAATCGATGTGACGGCATTGCGCGATCGTCCCGACCAACGAGATCAACTCCTATCACAAGTTCTAGAAAAAGTCAAGCTTATTCACAAAAATAAACAAACCCCCGTGATCTATACCAGTCGGCAAGAGTTAACCTTTGCCTCTGTGCAGAAACGTCTTGATTTTGGGGTTGCCGTTTCCACCCTATTAATGGACATTGTTAAGGGTTTACCCAGTGACATCAGTTTTTTAATCAGTAAAGGCGGAATTACCTCTAATGATGTCTTAAGTACGGGTTTAAGCCTACGATCAGCCCGTTTACTCGGTCAGATTCTCCCCGGTGTCTCCATGGTCCGCACAGCAGCCGAGCATCCCCTCTTTCCTAATTTACCTGTGGTTCTTTTCCCGGGTAACGTCGGTGATGTCCAAGCTTTGGCCACAGTTTATCAACGTTTGTGTCAATAG
- the minC gene encoding septum site-determining protein MinC produces MDETKTEINQEIDLEPEKIEPSASVRSRYAQIHLKSEGEKLVLILPKTSARETSQDWTDILTGLKYYLRNSGQNCPARTPVHLQASDRLMDTRQLQAIATILDSAELSLHTIQTQRRQTAVAAATMGYNVEQMRSNPTVFGDEQPLPSLLAEPLYLKTTLRSGVEIRHPGTVIVMGDINPGGSIVADGDILVWGSLRGVAHAGFRGDRAAVIMALRIDLTQLRIAKLVARAPALKSDRLEPEIACISEGGIRIIGAYNFSRTYTFKDKVGWVEKK; encoded by the coding sequence ATGGATGAAACTAAAACCGAAATAAATCAAGAAATCGACCTAGAACCCGAAAAAATTGAGCCATCAGCCTCGGTAAGGTCAAGATACGCCCAAATCCATCTAAAAAGTGAGGGCGAGAAATTGGTGCTAATTTTGCCCAAAACCAGTGCCAGGGAGACAAGTCAGGATTGGACAGATATCTTGACAGGATTGAAATATTATCTCCGTAATAGCGGTCAAAACTGCCCCGCTAGAACACCTGTACACCTACAGGCAAGCGATCGCCTGATGGATACGCGGCAACTACAAGCGATCGCCACAATTTTAGACAGCGCCGAATTATCCCTGCATACCATCCAAACCCAAAGAAGACAAACCGCAGTGGCAGCGGCAACCATGGGTTACAACGTCGAACAAATGCGATCGAATCCCACGGTTTTCGGGGACGAGCAACCGCTGCCATCTCTCCTCGCCGAACCTTTGTACTTAAAAACCACCCTGCGATCGGGTGTAGAAATCCGTCACCCGGGTACAGTTATAGTCATGGGCGATATCAACCCCGGCGGCTCGATCGTCGCTGATGGCGATATATTAGTTTGGGGGAGTTTACGCGGTGTGGCCCATGCTGGATTCCGCGGCGATCGAGCGGCGGTAATTATGGCCTTGCGAATCGACTTAACTCAACTGAGGATCGCCAAATTAGTGGCACGCGCCCCGGCTTTAAAAAGCGATCGCCTGGAACCAGAAATCGCCTGTATCAGCGAAGGAGGAATCCGCATCATTGGGGCTTATAATTTTTCCAGAACCTACACCTTTAAAGATAAAGTGGGATGGGTCGAAAAAAAGTGA
- the minD gene encoding septum site-determining protein MinD yields MARVIVVTSGKGGVGKTTVTANLGSALSQLGCRVALVDADFGLRNLDLLLGLEQRIVYTALDVVAGDCSLDKALVKDKRQENLVLLPAAQNRTKEAITAAQMKDLVAQLSKSYDYVLIDCPAGIEMGFRNAIAAAQEAIIVTTPEMSAVRDADRVVGLLESEDIKSIRLIVNRLRPEMIQLNQMISVEDILDLLVIPLLGIIPDDQRIIISTNKGEPLVLEEKTSLPSMAFRNIAQRLQGRDVPFLDLMAGQEGFLTRLRRRLFGP; encoded by the coding sequence ATGGCTCGTGTAATTGTGGTGACATCGGGAAAGGGAGGAGTCGGTAAAACGACAGTAACGGCGAACTTAGGTTCAGCTTTATCTCAATTAGGCTGTCGAGTCGCCCTTGTCGATGCCGATTTCGGACTGAGAAATCTCGATTTATTGTTAGGATTAGAACAGCGTATAGTTTATACTGCCCTCGATGTGGTGGCGGGAGATTGTAGCCTTGATAAAGCTTTAGTTAAGGATAAAAGACAGGAAAATCTGGTCTTATTACCAGCAGCACAAAACCGCACCAAAGAGGCAATTACTGCCGCTCAAATGAAGGATTTAGTCGCCCAATTGTCAAAAAGTTACGACTATGTATTGATTGATTGCCCGGCAGGAATTGAAATGGGTTTCCGCAATGCGATCGCAGCTGCTCAAGAGGCGATCATAGTTACTACCCCAGAAATGTCGGCGGTGAGAGATGCCGATCGCGTGGTGGGATTACTAGAAAGCGAAGATATTAAAAGTATCCGTCTGATTGTCAACCGGCTGCGGCCAGAAATGATCCAACTTAACCAGATGATCAGCGTCGAGGATATTCTTGACTTATTGGTAATTCCCCTTTTGGGGATTATTCCCGACGATCAAAGAATTATTATTTCCACTAATAAAGGGGAACCATTAGTATTAGAGGAGAAGACCTCTCTCCCCTCCATGGCCTTTAGAAATATTGCCCAACGTTTACAGGGTCGCGATGTGCCATTTCTAGATTTAATGGCCGGTCAGGAAGGTTTTCTTACCCGTCTGCGTCGTCGCTTGTTTGGTCCCTAA